From a region of the Actinomadura luzonensis genome:
- a CDS encoding Hsp20/alpha crystallin family protein, protein MALPTKRHRAPMQWGNTTLPSRSWDPFTEFQQLWDQMGRLFEQGEADAAVWRPVAETEEAAEAYLVRAELPGLRRDEVNVEIDGNELCISGEISEDDKGNRLKRRTGKFAYRTILPADADTDRVGCELSDGVLTVRVPKTEQGRSRRISIRG, encoded by the coding sequence ATGGCACTCCCCACCAAGCGCCACAGAGCGCCCATGCAATGGGGCAACACGACGCTCCCGTCCCGCTCGTGGGACCCCTTCACCGAGTTCCAGCAGCTCTGGGACCAGATGGGCCGGCTGTTCGAGCAGGGCGAGGCCGACGCCGCCGTCTGGCGTCCGGTCGCCGAGACCGAGGAGGCGGCGGAGGCGTACCTGGTGCGCGCGGAGCTGCCGGGCCTCCGCAGGGACGAGGTCAACGTCGAGATCGACGGCAACGAGCTGTGCATCTCGGGCGAGATCAGCGAGGACGACAAGGGCAACCGGCTCAAGCGGCGCACCGGCAAGTTCGCCTACCGCACCATCCTGCCCGCGGACGCCGACACGGACCGGGTCGGCTGCGAGCTCAGCGACGGCGTGCTGACCGTGCGCGTCCCCAAGACCGAGCAGGGCCGCTCGCGCCGCATCTCGATACGGGGCTGA